One Beggiatoa leptomitoformis DNA segment encodes these proteins:
- a CDS encoding class I SAM-dependent methyltransferase — MLPEDAMRYIHQFIIENKLVDCVELGTGFGATSCVIVDALEILNAGHLTTIDRYFHQPVNVKVLLDHANVPDKRLEIVADILGYNWYLPEVLRHQTQDGICKPRFDFCLLDGAHEWEPDALAFNLIAPLIKPNGWVAIDDLNFCLRMIPNWQESHGNHSDKELDTYQMQMVYDLVVKTHPDFCDFHISHDGRIGWARKRPTAKKTFFSFLR, encoded by the coding sequence TTGTTACCTGAAGATGCGATGCGTTACATTCACCAATTTATTATAGAAAACAAATTAGTGGATTGTGTTGAGCTTGGAACAGGCTTTGGCGCGACCAGTTGCGTTATTGTTGATGCCTTAGAAATTTTAAATGCGGGACACTTAACCACCATTGACCGATATTTTCACCAACCCGTCAATGTAAAAGTGTTGTTAGACCATGCAAATGTACCTGATAAACGCCTAGAAATCGTTGCCGATATACTGGGTTATAATTGGTATTTACCTGAAGTATTACGTCATCAAACCCAAGATGGAATATGTAAACCCCGATTTGATTTTTGTTTACTTGACGGTGCGCATGAATGGGAACCCGACGCGCTCGCATTTAATCTCATTGCACCGTTAATTAAGCCTAATGGTTGGGTTGCGATTGATGATTTGAATTTCTGCCTACGAATGATTCCAAATTGGCAAGAAAGTCATGGAAATCACTCTGATAAAGAATTAGATACTTACCAAATGCAGATGGTTTATGACCTTGTGGTTAAAACACACCCCGATTTTTGCGATTTTCATATTAGCCATGATGGGCGTATTGGCTGGGCGCGGAAGCGACCCACAGCGAAAAAAACCTTTTTTTCATTCTTGCGTTAA
- a CDS encoding squalene/phytoene synthase family protein encodes MNPQTYCNDKVLRAGSSLYYSLRFIPSSQREALIALHALFIELSDVVEECHEPHLAQLKLDWWRNELAALAQGTAKHPVCLALSQPIERYQLPLHYFEELLDGIADNVHQPRYATFAQLETYCKRTAGILQLLCTATLGYQHESTLKYAEQLGIALQLSYFLRNLHKHLQQGRVYIPQTELAQFVVSEEALFNGQFSDTMQALFAFQATRIRAYFHSASKHLAKDDCITQRFGRIRTRLALATLQELETDGYQLLAHRITLTPLRKLWLTWWMR; translated from the coding sequence ATGAATCCACAAACATACTGCAATGACAAAGTGTTACGCGCTGGGTCTAGTTTATACTACAGTTTACGCTTTATCCCCTCATCACAACGTGAAGCCTTGATTGCGCTGCACGCCTTATTCATTGAATTATCTGATGTTGTTGAGGAATGCCACGAACCACACCTTGCCCAATTAAAATTAGACTGGTGGCGCAACGAGTTAGCCGCATTAGCACAAGGCACGGCTAAACATCCTGTCTGCCTAGCCTTAAGTCAACCTATTGAACGCTATCAACTTCCTTTACATTATTTTGAAGAGTTATTAGACGGTATTGCTGATAATGTGCATCAACCTCGTTACGCGACCTTTGCTCAATTAGAAACTTACTGCAAACGCACCGCAGGTATTTTGCAATTATTATGCACCGCAACGCTAGGCTATCAACATGAAAGTACATTGAAATATGCTGAACAATTGGGTATTGCGTTACAACTAAGCTACTTTTTGCGTAATTTACACAAACATCTACAACAAGGACGGGTTTATATTCCACAAACAGAATTAGCCCAATTTGTGGTAAGCGAAGAAGCCTTATTTAACGGACAATTTTCTGACACCATGCAAGCCCTATTCGCGTTTCAAGCAACCCGTATTCGTGCTTATTTTCACAGTGCAAGTAAACATTTAGCAAAAGACGACTGCATCACCCAACGATTTGGACGAATTCGCACACGCTTGGCTTTAGCAACACTACAAGAACTTGAAACTGATGGCTATCAACTGCTGGCACATAGAATCACCTTGACACCCTTGCGAAAATTATGGTTGACATGGTGGATGCGGTAG
- the ubiG gene encoding bifunctional 2-polyprenyl-6-hydroxyphenol methylase/3-demethylubiquinol 3-O-methyltransferase UbiG: MMNVDQQELAKFGNLAARWWDANSEFKPLHDINPLRLQYIEEKIGGFAGKQVLDVGCGGGILSESMAKKGAIVTAIDMSEAALSVAKLHLYESQVQVTYRAITAEALAVEQPAQFDVVTCMEMLEHVPAPASIIQACHQLVKPNGYTVFSTINRNPKAYLFAILGAEYLLNLLPKGTHDYAKFIRPAELATWAREADLDIQGFTGMSYNPLTKHYWLNADISVNYLAYAQRPA, translated from the coding sequence ATCATGAACGTTGATCAACAAGAACTGGCGAAATTTGGTAATCTTGCCGCTCGTTGGTGGGATGCAAACAGTGAATTCAAACCATTGCATGATATAAATCCGCTTCGCTTACAATATATTGAAGAAAAAATTGGCGGTTTTGCAGGCAAGCAAGTATTAGATGTTGGTTGTGGTGGCGGTATTCTCAGCGAGAGCATGGCAAAAAAAGGGGCGATAGTTACTGCTATTGATATGAGTGAAGCTGCATTAAGTGTTGCAAAGCTACATCTTTATGAATCTCAAGTACAAGTAACTTATCGCGCAATCACGGCTGAAGCACTTGCAGTAGAACAACCTGCACAGTTTGATGTCGTTACCTGCATGGAAATGTTAGAACATGTGCCAGCCCCTGCGTCTATCATTCAAGCCTGTCATCAGCTAGTGAAACCTAATGGCTATACTGTCTTTTCAACAATTAATCGCAATCCTAAAGCCTATCTGTTTGCGATTTTAGGGGCGGAATACCTTTTAAACTTGTTGCCTAAAGGAACGCATGATTATGCCAAGTTTATCCGTCCTGCGGAACTTGCTACTTGGGCGCGTGAAGCTGATTTAGATATACAAGGCTTTACAGGAATGAGCTATAACCCTTTGACAAAACACTATTGGCTAAACGCTGATATTTCGGTGAATTACCTTGCTTATGCCCAACGCCCTGCATAA
- the cysS gene encoding cysteine--tRNA ligase, which translates to MLTIYNTLTKEKAPFKPIEANKVRMYVCGMTVYDYCHVGHARVMVVFDMVARWLRALEYDVTYIRNITDIDDKIINRANENGEDIYSLTERFIQAMYEDADALGVLRPDHEPRATQYIEHIIDLTQRLITQGYAYTANNGDVYYAVNKFANYGKLSGKRIEDLRAGERVDIDEAKQDPLDFVLWKAAKVNEPSWDSPWGKGRPGWHIECSAMSTHCLGNHFDIHGGGMDLQFPHHENEIAQSEGATGEQFVNVWMHNGFVRVNEEKMSKSLGNFFTLRDVLKKYPAEVIRYFILNSHYRSPLNYSDQQLDAAHQALTRLYTALRGFSGTGAILDKNDAFYHRFATAMNDDFNTAEAVAVLFELTREINRLRTEDMEQATQLAQQLKQLGGVLGILQADPETWFKGAVSDGLSNEAVENLIAERQAVRQAKNWAESDRIRDVLKAEGIILEDAAGITTWRRGA; encoded by the coding sequence ATGCTCACGATTTATAACACCCTCACCAAAGAAAAAGCCCCCTTTAAACCGATAGAAGCCAACAAAGTACGCATGTATGTCTGCGGAATGACCGTTTATGACTACTGTCATGTTGGACATGCACGGGTGATGGTAGTGTTTGACATGGTGGCGCGGTGGTTGCGGGCGTTAGAGTACGATGTTACTTATATTAGAAATATCACTGATATAGACGACAAAATTATCAATCGTGCTAATGAAAATGGTGAGGATATTTATAGCCTGACAGAACGCTTTATCCAAGCAATGTATGAAGATGCGGATGCGCTCGGTGTGTTGCGTCCTGACCATGAACCGCGTGCAACACAGTATATTGAGCATATTATTGATTTAACTCAACGGCTCATAACACAGGGTTATGCTTACACTGCTAATAACGGTGATGTGTATTATGCCGTTAATAAATTTGCTAATTATGGCAAGTTATCAGGCAAACGTATTGAAGATTTACGTGCGGGCGAGCGCGTGGATATTGATGAAGCTAAACAAGACCCTTTAGATTTTGTTTTGTGGAAAGCGGCAAAAGTTAATGAACCAAGTTGGGATTCTCCGTGGGGAAAAGGTCGCCCCGGTTGGCATATTGAATGCTCAGCAATGTCGACACACTGCTTAGGTAATCATTTTGATATTCATGGCGGTGGTATGGATTTACAGTTTCCGCATCATGAAAATGAAATTGCACAGTCAGAAGGGGCGACAGGTGAGCAATTCGTCAACGTCTGGATGCACAATGGATTTGTGCGTGTGAATGAAGAAAAAATGTCCAAATCGTTGGGCAATTTCTTCACCCTGCGAGACGTATTAAAAAAGTATCCTGCTGAAGTTATTCGCTATTTTATTTTAAACAGTCATTATCGAAGCCCATTAAATTATAGTGACCAGCAATTAGATGCAGCACATCAAGCCTTAACCCGTCTTTATACGGCTTTGCGGGGATTTAGTGGCACAGGTGCGATATTAGATAAAAACGATGCGTTTTATCACCGTTTTGCAACCGCAATGAATGATGACTTTAACACGGCGGAAGCGGTCGCGGTTTTATTTGAACTGACTCGTGAAATTAATCGTTTACGTACAGAGGATATGGAACAAGCCACACAACTTGCACAACAATTAAAACAGCTAGGTGGAGTTTTAGGTATTTTACAAGCTGACCCCGAAACATGGTTTAAAGGGGCTGTTAGTGATGGTTTAAGCAACGAAGCGGTGGAAAATTTGATTGCAGAACGTCAAGCCGTGCGTCAGGCAAAAAATTGGGCAGAATCTGACCGTATTCGAGATGTCTTGAAAGCAGAAGGAATTATTTTAGAAGATGCCGCAGGAATAACAACGTGGCGACGCGGGGCATAG
- a CDS encoding response regulator, whose protein sequence is MHYFRISSKLLFLSLVCIFVVLGIGLYSLLQAHSIFKDVDEVYQTTVVVSQVEREAINPIYQIHHNFLYLVQDQSPQSQQLRHSALFSSLKMVDNAFLTWQSQTFHIEEKVIFQEASTAWQSYKEIISQLNNQNNQLQDASYRSTLKESGDNAFQLLSLKINAWLADKLKDVVLVEQNAQQHYYTFFSITFIIILIGILIVSVGNWFVARQIVQPLHLIRDYLDQLKQGKLPAHDIPYIGTDEVADIARALQQLKQGIQSAIQQARFIAAGECNREIKLLSVDDEMGNALQDMTLTLREMVQYVQSITAGNYEHKIVAVSERDELRTALAQMRRTLRQVTDENAIQNWLKTGQTGLASVVRGEQDLLMLTQNIINYITGYVEIPVSVFYVAEQEQLRLYSSYGYKVRHHNYTTFKVGEGLIGQAALERKNIVFSQLAKEHVSLSIVSGLGESLPIHVFAVPLLHEDNLLGALEFATARPFTSTEIKFIELVAPDVAIALNSAKSRLRMKELLDESQQLTQTLQVQQEEVAAREERIRTIVDTVVDAIITIDERGMVDSFNKAAENIFGYRADEVVGHNINMLMPNPYHDEHDRYLHSYVTTQKSRIIGSIREVRGKRKDGSTFPAELSVSEMWVRKQRLFTGVIRDITERKQSEEAIKLQQEELQASNEELQTQQEELRQTNDELENRSRELERQKQVMQEQNTKLADSQRDLERQTRELTLASQYKSEFLANMSHELRTPLNSLLILAGLLIENKDSNLTEKQVSYAKTIESAGQDLLNLINEILDLAKVEAGKLETNIEEVPLVDFLHTTEQKFIHVAEQKGLILQTQLLDPLPQVIHSDIQRLKQIFNNLLSNAFKFTAQGSITTKAYRPSQVELEQAQLSQLSTNSSIAFSVIDTGIGVAQEKQAIIFEAFQQADGTTSRRFGGTGLGLSISRQLAHLLGGELTLQSEENKGSTFTLYLPEKLTLQTNTTTPLSKPKQLPHSTTPTASLNTEEFSNLDGLQRPPQFQDDRQQIKEGDRVLLIVEDDRKFSTILKEIAVEKGFKCLLAEDGKTALQLAETYLPSAIILDVGLPLLDGWTVMERLKDNAITRHIPIHIMSASEQSKDARKLGAIGYLLKPVSMNELSDSFKKIEHFVDKQIKTLLLVEDNPQHQTRILDLVGENNVNTIISQTVEEAYQLLHQKQPDCVIIDVDTDSGNSLKLLEQMDKNDIIVQVPLIIYAERELTETEELIIQEAAEYLTIKEVHSPERLLDEATLFLHQVETQLAPEKQQMLRLVHNKEAILIGKKVLLADDDVRNSFALTTFLESKDMDVLIAENGKEALALLEKNPNISLVLMDVMMPEMDGYEAMQRIRAQTRFRKLPIIALTAKAMKGDKAKCIKAGANDYLTKPVDMNRLLSLLRVWLYQ, encoded by the coding sequence ATGCACTATTTCAGAATTTCATCTAAATTACTTTTTTTATCCCTAGTTTGCATTTTTGTGGTGTTAGGAATAGGTTTGTACAGCTTATTACAAGCCCATTCAATTTTTAAAGATGTAGATGAAGTTTATCAAACAACGGTTGTTGTCTCGCAAGTTGAGCGAGAAGCTATTAATCCCATTTATCAAATTCATCATAATTTCCTGTATTTAGTACAAGACCAATCCCCACAATCTCAGCAACTACGCCATTCTGCATTGTTTTCTTCGCTTAAGATGGTTGACAATGCTTTTCTTACTTGGCAATCGCAAACTTTCCATATTGAAGAAAAAGTTATTTTTCAAGAAGCTAGTACGGCTTGGCAATCTTATAAAGAAATTATTAGCCAATTAAATAATCAGAATAATCAATTGCAAGATGCGTCCTATCGTTCCACGCTAAAAGAATCGGGTGATAATGCATTTCAACTATTATCTTTAAAAATCAATGCTTGGCTTGCAGATAAATTAAAGGATGTTGTCCTTGTCGAACAAAACGCCCAACAGCACTATTACACGTTCTTTTCTATCACCTTTATTATTATTTTAATTGGGATACTTATTGTCAGTGTGGGAAATTGGTTTGTTGCACGCCAAATTGTCCAACCACTACACCTGATTCGTGATTATTTAGACCAATTAAAACAAGGCAAATTACCCGCACATGATATCCCCTATATCGGCACTGATGAGGTTGCTGATATTGCTCGCGCCTTACAACAGTTAAAACAAGGAATTCAATCGGCAATTCAACAAGCCCGCTTTATTGCTGCGGGAGAATGTAATAGAGAAATCAAGCTATTATCTGTTGATGATGAAATGGGTAATGCATTACAAGATATGACACTTACCCTGCGCGAAATGGTGCAATATGTTCAAAGTATCACCGCAGGCAATTATGAACACAAAATTGTTGCCGTGTCTGAACGCGACGAGTTACGCACCGCTTTAGCGCAAATGCGTCGCACCTTGCGCCAAGTTACGGATGAAAATGCCATTCAAAATTGGTTAAAAACAGGACAAACAGGACTTGCGAGCGTGGTACGTGGTGAACAAGATTTACTCATGCTCACACAAAATATTATCAATTACATAACGGGTTATGTTGAAATTCCTGTTTCAGTATTCTATGTTGCCGAACAAGAGCAACTTCGTTTATACAGCAGTTATGGCTATAAAGTCCGTCATCACAATTACACCACTTTTAAAGTGGGTGAAGGTCTGATTGGACAAGCGGCTTTAGAACGTAAAAATATTGTTTTCAGCCAATTAGCGAAAGAACATGTTTCCCTCTCCATTGTTTCAGGTTTAGGGGAATCACTGCCTATTCATGTATTTGCTGTGCCTTTATTGCATGAGGATAATTTATTAGGTGCGTTAGAGTTTGCAACGGCTCGTCCATTTACCAGCACAGAAATTAAATTTATTGAACTGGTTGCGCCAGATGTTGCTATTGCGTTGAACTCAGCAAAATCGCGCTTACGCATGAAAGAGTTACTTGATGAGTCGCAACAATTAACGCAAACCTTACAAGTTCAACAAGAAGAAGTCGCTGCCCGAGAAGAACGCATTCGCACCATTGTGGACACTGTGGTTGATGCAATTATTACCATTGATGAACGTGGTATGGTTGACTCGTTCAATAAAGCGGCAGAAAACATTTTTGGTTATCGTGCGGATGAGGTTGTTGGTCACAATATCAATATGTTAATGCCTAATCCGTATCATGATGAACATGACCGTTATTTGCACAGTTATGTCACTACCCAAAAATCTCGAATTATTGGCAGTATTCGAGAAGTTCGTGGCAAACGCAAAGATGGTTCAACCTTCCCGGCAGAATTATCTGTTAGCGAAATGTGGGTGCGCAAACAACGCTTGTTTACGGGGGTTATTCGTGACATTACCGAGCGGAAACAATCAGAAGAGGCGATAAAATTACAACAAGAAGAGCTACAAGCCAGTAATGAAGAATTGCAAACCCAACAAGAAGAACTGCGTCAAACCAATGATGAGTTGGAAAATCGTTCGAGGGAATTAGAAAGACAAAAACAGGTTATGCAAGAACAAAATACAAAACTTGCCGATAGCCAGCGCGATTTAGAACGACAAACGCGTGAACTGACCTTAGCCAGTCAATACAAATCCGAATTTCTCGCCAATATGTCACATGAACTACGCACGCCATTAAATAGTTTATTGATTTTAGCAGGATTATTGATTGAAAATAAAGACAGTAATCTTACTGAAAAACAAGTGAGTTATGCAAAAACGATTGAAAGCGCAGGACAAGATTTATTGAATTTAATCAATGAAATTTTAGACCTCGCAAAAGTAGAAGCAGGAAAATTAGAAACGAATATAGAAGAAGTGCCACTGGTGGATTTTTTGCACACGACAGAACAAAAATTTATCCATGTTGCAGAACAAAAAGGGCTGATACTGCAAACGCAACTGCTAGACCCATTGCCGCAAGTTATTCACAGCGATATACAAAGACTTAAGCAGATATTTAACAATTTGCTTTCCAATGCGTTTAAGTTTACTGCACAGGGGAGTATAACGACAAAAGCCTACCGCCCCAGTCAAGTTGAACTAGAACAAGCACAACTCTCCCAACTGTCCACAAACAGTAGCATTGCATTCAGTGTTATCGACACAGGAATTGGGGTTGCGCAAGAAAAACAAGCTATTATTTTTGAAGCTTTTCAACAGGCCGATGGTACAACTAGCCGTCGTTTTGGAGGAACGGGACTTGGTTTATCCATTTCGCGCCAATTAGCGCATTTACTGGGTGGAGAACTCACGTTACAAAGCGAAGAAAATAAAGGCAGTACCTTTACTTTATATTTACCAGAAAAGTTGACGTTACAAACAAATACGACAACGCCTTTATCTAAACCCAAACAGCTCCCACACTCAACGACTCCGACAGCCAGCTTAAATACAGAAGAGTTTTCCAATTTAGACGGTTTGCAACGTCCTCCCCAATTTCAAGATGACCGCCAACAGATTAAAGAAGGTGATAGGGTTTTATTAATCGTAGAAGATGACCGTAAATTTTCTACCATTCTCAAAGAGATTGCTGTCGAAAAGGGCTTTAAATGCTTATTAGCGGAAGATGGTAAAACCGCCCTACAACTGGCAGAAACCTATCTACCCAGCGCGATTATTTTAGATGTTGGTTTACCCTTGCTAGACGGCTGGACGGTCATGGAACGGCTAAAAGACAATGCCATCACTCGCCATATTCCTATTCACATTATGTCAGCAAGTGAACAGAGCAAAGATGCACGCAAATTAGGTGCTATTGGTTATCTGCTTAAACCTGTCAGCATGAATGAATTAAGCGACTCGTTCAAAAAAATTGAACACTTTGTTGATAAACAAATAAAAACCCTATTATTGGTAGAAGATAATCCGCAACATCAAACCAGAATTCTCGACTTGGTTGGGGAAAACAATGTCAATACAATCATTAGTCAAACGGTGGAAGAAGCCTACCAACTTCTACATCAGAAACAACCTGATTGCGTCATTATCGATGTTGATACAGATTCAGGTAATAGCTTGAAGTTATTAGAACAAATGGATAAAAATGATATTATTGTCCAAGTCCCATTAATTATTTATGCTGAACGGGAACTCACTGAAACAGAAGAATTAATAATACAAGAAGCCGCAGAATATCTCACCATAAAAGAAGTCCATTCGCCTGAACGGTTACTAGATGAAGCTACATTATTTTTGCACCAAGTAGAAACACAACTTGCACCTGAAAAACAACAAATGCTCCGTCTGGTGCATAACAAAGAGGCTATTTTAATCGGTAAAAAAGTATTGCTTGCCGATGATGATGTCCGCAATAGTTTCGCCCTAACGACTTTTTTAGAAAGTAAAGACATGGATGTTCTGATTGCTGAAAACGGCAAAGAAGCACTTGCTTTATTAGAAAAAAATCCAAATATATCATTAGTGTTAATGGATGTAATGATGCCAGAAATGGACGGCTATGAAGCCATGCAACGCATCCGCGCTCAAACCCGTTTCCGCAAACTGCCCATTATCGCGCTGACGGCCAAAGCGATGAAAGGTGATAAAGCCAAATGTATTAAGGCAGGGGCAAACGATTACCTAACCAAACCAGTGGATATGAACCGTTTATTATCATTATTGCGCGTGTGGTTGTATCAATAA
- the gph gene encoding phosphoglycolate phosphatase (PGP is an essential enzyme in the glycolate salvage pathway in higher organisms (photorespiration in plants). Phosphoglycolate results from the oxidase activity of RubisCO in the Calvin cycle when concentrations of carbon dioxide are low relative to oxygen. This enzyme is a member of the Haloacid Dehalogenase (HAD) superfamily of aspartate-nucleophile hydrolase enzymes (PF00702).), translated as MPNALHNPTGLLPTVLFDLDGTVVDTAPDLAFALNTVLQEQGHATLPFESVRPLVSQGARALIQHGFNMTVDNPHFEPLRQRFLTLYAANLDTYSRLFDGMAEVLNTLEKWDIKWGIVTNKPHFLTVPLLQRLNLYNRAACVVSGDTLPTKKPHPAPLLHACQHMDVLPTTCIYVGDAETDIQAGQCAGMRTLLANYGYIQAHETPANWGATATLDEPLDLLAWMTYQTVEQAL; from the coding sequence ATGCCCAACGCCCTGCATAATCCTACAGGGTTATTGCCAACTGTTTTATTCGATTTAGATGGCACTGTTGTAGATACCGCGCCCGATTTAGCCTTTGCACTAAATACGGTGCTACAAGAACAAGGACATGCAACCTTGCCTTTTGAATCCGTGCGTCCATTGGTTTCACAAGGCGCGCGCGCCCTGATACAACACGGTTTTAATATGACCGTCGATAACCCCCATTTTGAACCCTTACGTCAACGATTTTTAACCCTTTACGCAGCTAACTTAGATACTTACAGTCGCTTATTTGACGGCATGGCGGAAGTGTTAAATACGCTTGAAAAATGGGATATAAAATGGGGAATTGTCACCAACAAACCCCATTTTTTAACCGTTCCCTTATTACAACGCTTAAATCTTTACAACAGGGCTGCCTGCGTGGTTAGTGGCGATACACTCCCTACCAAAAAGCCCCACCCCGCCCCTTTGCTTCATGCCTGCCAACACATGGATGTACTACCCACAACCTGCATTTATGTCGGTGATGCAGAAACGGATATACAAGCAGGACAATGTGCAGGTATGCGTACCCTACTAGCAAATTATGGGTATATTCAAGCACATGAAACCCCTGCAAATTGGGGCGCAACAGCAACACTAGATGAACCTTTAGATTTATTGGCATGGATGACTTATCAAACGGTTGAACAGGCTTTATGA
- a CDS encoding adenylate/guanylate cyclase domain-containing protein — protein sequence MLRFRRFRNRLLTFFVGLLVLVQAASFIAVNDASIENARSVMNQSLSVAAKVFNRLIEERVKILLEAARLLSGDFAFKAAYHTHTHGTILSATQNHLARLEGANVMMLVSLEGKIIADTMHPDITDAPVKWGYLLHAAENDPYGEASSIVAIDSRPYQMMVVPLLTPELEAWILIGFVIDDNFATDLSRLLLADVSILQQDSKQEWQTVASTLPETVRSVLPNTLTQQVWEQNHSIVLNMAGADYFSLATPLINKQNIYVIAVLQESLEEALKPYKTLRNALIILFIIGLFISITGVVLIAQSVTKPVLTLAQFARGIEKGDYKQHISLRQKDEIGELARTFNNMARGLEEKEKVRNLLGKVVSTAIAEELLNSKEIELGGEERVVTILFSDIRGFTALCENRAPRDILALLNKCLTKITEAIESNHGVVDKYIGDAVMALFGAPVKRTDSANCAVRTALAMSSVVKELNQEFVAQKLPKIEIGIGLHTGLVVVGNMGSETRLNYTAIGDGVNLASRLESLTKQYGVATIVSEATRNLVPEFVYRELDRVRVKGKTESVSIYELIGTTDSITPAQREELTLFHNALSVFRTQEWDKSVGLFLELTQINPQSKLYAIYLQRIEEYRQLPINPTWDGVHTFHEK from the coding sequence ATGTTACGTTTTCGGCGATTTCGTAATCGCTTACTCACTTTTTTTGTGGGTTTATTGGTTTTAGTACAAGCCGCTTCTTTTATTGCCGTCAACGATGCCAGTATTGAAAATGCACGTTCAGTGATGAATCAATCGTTAAGCGTGGCTGCTAAGGTATTTAATCGTCTGATTGAAGAACGGGTAAAAATCCTTTTAGAAGCCGCGCGTTTACTCTCTGGCGATTTCGCCTTTAAAGCGGCTTATCACACCCACACCCACGGCACTATTTTATCCGCGACACAAAATCATCTTGCCCGTTTAGAAGGGGCTAACGTGATGATGTTAGTCTCTTTAGAGGGTAAAATCATCGCGGATACTATGCACCCTGATATAACGGATGCGCCTGTGAAATGGGGGTATTTGCTCCATGCGGCTGAAAATGACCCCTACGGTGAAGCCTCTTCTATCGTTGCGATTGATTCGCGCCCTTACCAAATGATGGTTGTGCCTTTACTAACACCCGAGTTAGAAGCATGGATTTTAATCGGCTTTGTTATTGATGATAATTTTGCAACAGATTTGAGCCGTTTACTATTAGCAGATGTTTCTATTTTACAACAAGATAGTAAGCAAGAATGGCAGACTGTTGCCAGTACATTACCTGAAACGGTTCGTAGCGTTTTGCCTAATACCTTAACTCAGCAGGTTTGGGAACAAAATCATAGTATTGTTTTAAACATGGCAGGTGCGGATTATTTTTCGTTAGCAACGCCTTTAATTAATAAGCAAAACATTTATGTTATTGCGGTTTTACAAGAATCTTTAGAAGAAGCCTTAAAACCTTATAAAACATTACGTAATGCTTTAATTATTTTATTTATTATTGGCTTATTTATTTCTATTACGGGGGTTGTATTAATTGCCCAATCCGTGACTAAACCTGTATTGACCTTGGCACAATTTGCAAGAGGTATTGAGAAAGGTGATTATAAACAACATATTTCATTACGACAAAAGGATGAAATCGGTGAACTTGCGCGCACGTTTAACAATATGGCGCGAGGTTTAGAAGAAAAAGAGAAAGTCCGCAACCTGTTGGGTAAAGTTGTTTCTACCGCGATTGCTGAAGAATTGTTAAACAGTAAAGAAATTGAATTAGGCGGTGAAGAGCGCGTTGTTACGATTTTATTTTCTGATATTCGGGGTTTTACAGCATTATGTGAAAATCGCGCGCCGAGAGATATTTTAGCACTATTAAATAAATGCTTAACTAAAATCACAGAAGCGATAGAAAGCAATCACGGGGTTGTGGATAAATATATTGGTGATGCGGTAATGGCATTGTTTGGCGCACCTGTAAAACGCACTGATTCTGCTAATTGCGCGGTACGCACGGCGTTAGCAATGTCTTCTGTTGTTAAAGAGTTAAATCAAGAGTTTGTTGCGCAAAAATTGCCAAAAATAGAGATTGGGATAGGGTTGCACACGGGGTTAGTTGTGGTAGGCAATATGGGGTCAGAAACGCGTTTGAATTATACGGCAATAGGTGATGGTGTTAATTTAGCCTCTCGTTTAGAAAGCCTGACAAAACAATATGGTGTGGCAACAATTGTTAGTGAGGCAACACGCAATCTTGTCCCTGAATTTGTTTATCGTGAATTAGACCGCGTGCGGGTAAAAGGTAAAACCGAATCCGTGAGTATTTATGAGTTAATCGGCACAACTGACAGTATAACGCCTGCTCAACGGGAAGAATTAACCCTATTTCACAACGCATTAAGTGTTTTTCGTACCCAAGAATGGGATAAATCAGTCGGTTTGTTTCTTGAGTTAACACAAATTAATCCGCAATCAAAGCTATATGCCATTTATTTACAACGGATTGAGGAATATAGACAATTACCGATAAATCCTACATGGGATGGGGTTCACACGTTTCACGAAAAATAA